aaatagtgcacatgggctccagtatcctgaaagaacaaatggcgtatgaatcaatcgttggtcaccggctaccatgggactgcatctccttaagatgctccactgcctcgtggatcagacctttaggtcgaaggctccgggtgtggcctcatAAGAaatccacctgcttcagtctgggcagtatcacagccctcacacaaatcaaatgaaatttgtgtggcgcatatatacctggtaccaatatttatgtgtttaaataaataaataaattacttttattcttcattttattcaaattcTTATTAGGTGAAAGCAAGTGCAACAGCTAAAGCTACTGTTACAGCTTTTGCCGCAAGTGAAGGACACGCTAATCCACGTGTTATAGAACTACCAAAAACTAATGAATGTCTAGATTTCAATGTTATCGGTGGTAAAAACAAAATTCACCTATTGACATAAGTCAAATTATTCCTGGCAGTGTTGCAGATCGTCATGGTGGTTTAAAACGTGGTGATCAATTACTTTCAGTAAATGGAATTACTGTGGAAAGTGAACATCATGAAATAGCTGTTGAACTTTTGAAATTAGCACAAGGTAATGTGCCGTAGATTTTAAGATGTTTTTTCTCTGTTCATTCATGTGATTTTTCATTGTTACAGAGTTTTATGTTACTATCCTCATTATCTAATAATCACGTTTTCACAATGCTAGAATATTCATCTATATATACTTGTTCTAATTCACATTACGTGTAGTATTTAATAtactcataatcacttgttatGCAGTGTGTTTTTAGTTTGAACCATCATACCAAACAAGTTGTAATAATCTCCTTTCCATTATAGGTACTATGAAACTTGTTGTAAGGTATACACCACGTATTCTTGAAGAGATGGGAGCACGTTTTGACAAACAGAAAGCTCGACGTCCACAACTTAATTAACGGTAATTTAGAGACATGTGTGCATAATTCTGTGTTGTATAATTCACCAAATTTGGTTAGACTAACATACTTCCATTATACAGCACAGATTAAGTTTTCGAACTCTTTACATTCTCATTAGAATCTGTAGATAATTTGTTGTTTATATTAGTTTTTGATTATTTCGTTGATTTTGAGTTCTTTATTGTAATTTGCTTTATCATTTTGTAGTCATATagacaaaatatttaattttttgtgCAACAATGACtttttgtcaaactagaatTCAGTCATTAATCCATTTATGTATCTATGAAATGAAGACTTACGTTATTGAAGTACGTTTGTAAGTATGATCACTTGGTTTTTGAAGAATTATACTGACCGGTTATGGATTTTAAACTTATcctattaaaatataattatggGAATTTCATGGATTATGTTGAGACACGTACATGTAAGGTATACGATCACTTGAGCTGTGAGAAAATAACAGTGGTAGAAATTCCATTGAATATATGTTTGTAATCTAACGACTATTGTGTGTGTCGAAGTAAGTACTAGATTTGAGACACAATGGAGGTAATGAGATACGAAAGATCCATTAAGCGTCAAAGTGAGACCGTGTGTAGTTGAGTATCGTTCTAGGTAAGGACACGTCATATAAGCGTAGAAAGACAAGAAATTAACGAAATAAGACTACATTTGAGACGAACAAAATAAGATCGAATAACGCAGAGTTTTGAATGACACCTAACTCTATATTTAAATTAAGGTAGAATAAATGCAACTATAAGTTTATCACGTTTGAGCCTTCGGTTACCTTAAAAATAAATAGATGCCTTCAGGTCTAGATGGACATCCGAAGAAATTTGAATCGCTCATTGATAGTAGTCAACTTGGAAATTAGTCAAACACTTGAAGTTGTATATGAttcattttttctaaattactattatatcgaTTGTTACTGGACACTTAATTACAAATCACTTCGACCtttatt
The nucleotide sequence above comes from Schistosoma mansoni, WGS project CABG00000000 data, chromosome 3 unplaced supercontig 0220, strain Puerto Rico, whole genome shotgun sequence. Encoded proteins:
- a CDS encoding lin-7-like proteins, translating into MIREVYKHIYTTVGINGSEEVKASATAKATVTAFAASEGHANPRVIELPKTNECLDFNVIGDRHGGLKRGDQLLSVNGITVESEHHEIAVELLKLAQDFINDQ